Proteins co-encoded in one Methanomicrobia archaeon genomic window:
- a CDS encoding GntP family permease has product MAPLLIFLIALLLILVLTAKLRINPFLSLLTVSLLVAILAAKPFDGLESMLTGMSQVLYKLGIVIVCGSIIGTVLDGIGGTSVIADDIISLSKRPILALNVLGFLVAVPVMCCILAYVIFIPIAREIAAKQKLPIGVAATSLSLGTLASYELIYPAPGVYSAASEFGVVGADIVLLGLIIAIPTSLVGYLFAQRFCKLGEVPTTVTETEQKQKSRLRAYPPIVVPVALIFSKLVLPIPVLNFLGNPNIALLIGVFIAFSAARGFRRDTVNTWTREAVRRGGGILMVLCAGGALGSTLAMIGVGHGIGALVIQSGLPALFIPFLVAVAIQSVQGSRLVTFLIVPSIILPVLPELGLPLELALMSIASGTFLVSHANDSYFWTVVELADMTPAAGYRCYTIGGMVLGAVALGMTVLVYLSGIF; this is encoded by the coding sequence ATGGCGCCGTTACTAATATTCCTCATCGCTCTGCTCCTCATCCTAGTTCTGACCGCGAAACTCAGGATCAACCCCTTTCTGAGCTTACTTACGGTATCGCTACTCGTTGCCATTTTAGCTGCAAAACCGTTTGACGGCCTGGAATCGATGTTAACAGGCATGAGTCAGGTACTTTACAAGCTGGGCATCGTCATCGTGTGTGGCAGCATCATCGGCACGGTCCTGGACGGCATCGGAGGCACATCGGTCATCGCAGACGATATAATCAGCCTATCGAAACGGCCTATACTCGCATTAAACGTGCTCGGGTTCCTCGTGGCAGTCCCGGTGATGTGCTGCATCCTGGCCTACGTGATCTTCATACCAATCGCACGCGAGATCGCCGCTAAGCAGAAGTTACCGATTGGTGTGGCTGCTACTTCGCTCAGTCTCGGCACACTCGCGTCCTACGAACTCATTTATCCCGCACCCGGCGTTTATTCCGCGGCAAGCGAGTTCGGCGTTGTCGGTGCTGACATTGTACTGCTTGGTCTTATTATTGCCATTCCCACGTCCTTGGTTGGCTATTTGTTCGCTCAGCGGTTCTGCAAGCTCGGCGAGGTCCCAACGACGGTAACGGAAACGGAACAAAAACAAAAGAGTAGATTACGCGCATATCCTCCTATCGTCGTTCCGGTGGCACTCATATTCTCAAAACTCGTTCTTCCTATTCCAGTGCTCAATTTCTTGGGTAACCCCAACATAGCACTGCTGATCGGCGTCTTCATCGCTTTTAGCGCTGCTCGGGGATTCAGGCGAGATACCGTCAATACATGGACTCGTGAGGCGGTACGACGAGGTGGCGGAATTCTCATGGTACTCTGCGCGGGTGGTGCGCTCGGCTCGACCTTAGCAATGATCGGCGTCGGTCACGGGATCGGCGCACTGGTTATACAATCCGGCTTACCCGCGCTTTTCATACCCTTTTTGGTCGCTGTTGCCATTCAGAGCGTGCAGGGTTCGCGGCTCGTCACCTTTTTGATCGTTCCGAGCATAATCCTACCCGTACTTCCTGAACTCGGCTTGCCCTTGGAACTCGCGCTAATGTCCATAGCCTCGGGCACGTTCCTGGTATCGCATGCGAATGACTCTTACTTCTGGACGGTCGTTGAGCTTGCCGACATGACGCCCGCTGCGGGCTATCGCTGCTACACGATCGGAGGAATGGTCCTCGGAGCGGTGGCTTTGGGTATGACCGTTTTGGTGTATTTGTCGGGCATATTCTGA
- a CDS encoding PAS domain S-box protein, whose protein sequence is MQSGQREIKVLHVDDEPDFLLVTQHNLEKKYANFSVDTTTSAEEGITLLKSGNYDVVVSDYQMPGMDGLELLQTLRASGDKIPFIMFTGRGREEVAIEALNKGANHYLHKGGDIASLYQTLAHVIIELVERKWAEEKVVEIKKEHQLILDALPLNVFHINRKSEFVHVNKALAERYGLKPEEFKGKTSGDLFPDVGEAYLKSDKVVFESGAREIGTIRKIVTPQGEKWVRLDKVPLKDVDGTVTGLIGFELDITAQKKAEEGLRESEDKYRNLVERANDGICIIQDALVEYANSRLVEWSGYTEEEIICAPFTIFVAPEEIPKVVDYYKRRVAGEAVPSLYETVLQEKSGGKMDAELNAGIIMYHGKPANLVFVRDISERKRTAEALRESERKHQILLDSVPVGIFYIDADSRFVHVNKALAERYGMNPEDFKGKTSRDLFPEVAEDYIKSDKEVLESGEPQIGTIRRINTPQGVRWVRLDKVPLKDDDGHVTDIIGFELDVTERKRIEDALQESELEHQTVLDTVPVGIFHIDADSRFVHVNKALAELFGMKPEDFKGKTSRELFPDVGEEYIESDKEIFESGVPQSGVVKKLTTSEGVRWVRLDKVPLKDADGNITDVVGFELDITERMKTQDELRDAHKQLQDIIEFLPDATFVIDRDMKVIAWNRAIEEMTGIHKEDIIGKGDYEYALPFYGERRPILTDLVFSSNEEIESRYAHVGKKGSTLFAEVYSPFMYRGKGAYLWGIATPLFDRKGDVVGAIESIRDITDRKQTETERAGLLKELEAKNREMEHFAYTVSHDLRSPLITIQGFTTMLQEDFEQNKRESVESDLKYIENAVTRMGELLSGTLELSRIGRFVNPPEDVPFEEIVSDALEQTAGEIRAKDIEVSVAEHFPTVHVDRMRIVEVLVNLIANSIKYRGDPPHPKIELGYRVDGKDTVFFVKDNGIGIDESQQEKVFELFYQVDNSEAGTGAGLAIVKRIIEVHEGRIWIESETGKGTTVCFTLPVSP, encoded by the coding sequence CGAGTTACTCCAAACTCTTCGCGCGAGTGGAGATAAGATTCCGTTCATCATGTTCACGGGTCGAGGCCGAGAAGAAGTAGCAATCGAAGCATTGAATAAGGGTGCGAACCACTACTTGCATAAGGGTGGAGATATAGCCAGCTTGTATCAAACGTTGGCACATGTGATAATCGAGTTGGTTGAGAGAAAGTGGGCAGAGGAGAAAGTAGTCGAGATTAAAAAAGAGCATCAGCTCATTCTCGATGCTTTGCCATTAAATGTATTCCATATAAACCGCAAAAGTGAGTTCGTTCATGTAAACAAGGCTCTGGCAGAGCGCTATGGGCTGAAGCCCGAGGAGTTTAAAGGAAAAACATCCGGGGACCTCTTCCCTGATGTTGGTGAGGCGTACCTCAAAAGTGACAAGGTGGTCTTCGAAAGCGGAGCACGAGAGATAGGAACGATACGAAAAATTGTAACGCCACAAGGAGAGAAATGGGTGCGGTTGGATAAGGTACCGCTCAAAGATGTTGACGGCACCGTTACCGGCTTAATCGGCTTCGAGCTGGATATCACGGCGCAGAAGAAGGCTGAGGAGGGGCTGCGGGAGAGCGAGGATAAATATCGAAACCTCGTTGAGCGTGCGAATGATGGAATCTGTATTATTCAGGACGCCCTCGTTGAATATGCCAACAGCCGATTGGTTGAGTGGAGTGGCTACACCGAGGAAGAGATTATTTGCGCTCCGTTCACCATTTTTGTCGCTCCTGAAGAAATCCCCAAAGTCGTTGATTACTACAAGCGGCGCGTGGCCGGTGAGGCAGTCCCCTCTCTCTACGAGACCGTTCTTCAGGAGAAGAGTGGGGGAAAGATGGATGCTGAATTGAATGCGGGCATCATTATGTATCACGGCAAGCCCGCTAATCTCGTCTTCGTCCGCGATATCAGCGAGCGCAAGCGGACGGCAGAAGCGCTGCGGGAAAGTGAGAGGAAACATCAGATACTTCTCGATTCCGTACCAGTAGGCATATTCTATATAGATGCCGACAGCAGGTTCGTTCATGTGAACAAGGCTCTGGCAGAGCGCTATGGAATGAACCCCGAGGATTTCAAAGGCAAAACATCCAGAGACCTCTTCCCCGAAGTTGCTGAGGACTATATCAAGAGCGACAAGGAAGTGTTAGAGAGCGGCGAGCCGCAGATAGGAACGATTAGAAGAATTAATACGCCACAAGGCGTGCGATGGGTACGATTGGATAAGGTGCCCCTTAAAGATGACGATGGCCACGTTACGGACATAATAGGCTTCGAGCTGGACGTTACTGAACGGAAACGAATAGAGGATGCGCTGCAGGAAAGCGAGCTGGAGCATCAGACAGTCCTCGATACTGTCCCTGTAGGTATATTCCATATAGATGCCGACAGCAGGTTCGTTCATGTAAACAAGGCTCTGGCAGAGCTCTTCGGAATGAAGCCCGAGGATTTCAAAGGCAAAACAAGCAGAGAGCTCTTTCCGGACGTAGGAGAAGAGTACATCGAAAGTGACAAAGAAATTTTTGAGAGCGGAGTACCCCAAAGTGGAGTGGTAAAAAAACTTACAACATCAGAAGGCGTGCGATGGGTACGATTGGATAAGGTGCCCCTCAAGGATGCAGATGGGAATATTACAGATGTTGTGGGATTCGAGCTGGATATTACCGAACGAATGAAGACGCAGGACGAGTTACGCGATGCCCACAAACAGCTTCAGGATATCATCGAGTTCCTCCCGGATGCAACATTTGTTATTGATAGAGATATGAAAGTAATTGCATGGAATCGTGCAATAGAAGAGATGACTGGGATCCACAAGGAGGATATCATCGGAAAGGGGGATTATGAATATGCACTACCGTTTTACGGAGAGCGGAGACCCATATTGACTGATTTGGTCTTTTCAAGCAACGAGGAGATCGAGTCTCGCTATGCCCATGTAGGAAAAAAGGGAAGCACACTATTTGCCGAAGTCTATTCACCTTTCATGTACCGGGGGAAGGGGGCATATCTTTGGGGAATTGCAACGCCGCTCTTCGACCGTAAAGGTGACGTAGTAGGTGCAATTGAATCAATTCGTGACATCACCGACCGTAAGCAGACTGAGACGGAAAGAGCTGGCCTTTTAAAAGAGCTGGAAGCAAAGAACAGAGAAATGGAGCATTTTGCCTATACGGTCTCACACGATTTGCGGTCGCCGCTTATTACCATACAGGGCTTCACCACTATGCTCCAGGAGGATTTTGAACAAAATAAACGAGAGAGCGTGGAAAGCGATTTGAAGTACATAGAAAACGCCGTTACGAGAATGGGCGAGCTCTTAAGTGGCACGCTCGAGCTATCCCGTATCGGCCGTTTCGTGAATCCGCCAGAGGATGTGCCGTTTGAGGAAATTGTTAGCGATGCACTGGAGCAGACTGCGGGAGAAATAAGAGCAAAGGATATTGAGGTTTCCGTGGCTGAACACTTTCCCACCGTGCACGTAGATCGGATGCGAATAGTCGAGGTGCTGGTGAATCTTATTGCGAACAGTATAAAATATCGAGGCGACCCGCCGCATCCGAAAATCGAGCTTGGGTATCGCGTAGATGGTAAGGATACCGTGTTCTTTGTGAAGGATAACGGCATCGGGATTGACGAAAGTCAGCAGGAGAAAGTCTTCGAGCTGTTCTATCAAGTGGACAATAGTGAAGCAGGCACGGGTGCCGGGCTGGCTATTGTGAAACGAATAATCGAGGTGCACGAGGGCCGTATCTGGATCGAATCGGAGACCGGCAAAGGGACAACAGTCTGCTTTACGCTGCCCGTGAGTCCGTGA